In Notamacropus eugenii isolate mMacEug1 chromosome 1, mMacEug1.pri_v2, whole genome shotgun sequence, one genomic interval encodes:
- the ADGRG1 gene encoding adhesion G-protein coupled receptor G1 gives MKKMVNQAFPRAVVFYMSLFFLLQGTQGSNHKDEFKFCGERKQTHSSSLNYSQGHSHRIVIENTEEFLTIKAPFPAKRSHQSWPFPIPRGPYHFCLYWLPNAEKLQLTYGKTTYELSDQAREFLCFSHLERAEPVQGPPLLNPSYSSWRKPQNTSLLSSHRYTFHFHDPPGDVSFHNGSVDMCDLKQELQALSKLLSPGKIGRKLSPTSVSRHLQNLESKLVGVHFKGDKASFEEEKINATVWKLRPGVKDLHIHSKVKMDQSTVQEYSVKLPTALFEKAKGRRGETDKRLLLMDFSSQDLFQDKNFSQVLGGKVLGIVVQNTKVSNLQEPVVLTFWHKPQPKNVTLQCVFWEENPGSGNPGSWSDSGCKTKVEETNTSCFCNHLTYFAVLMASSVEVDIIHKHYLTLLSYVGCIISALACVLTIAIYLFSRRKQRDYTIKVHMNLLLSVLFLDLSFLLSEPVALLENETGCWASAIFLHFSLLACLTWMGIEGYNLYRLVVEVFSTYVHGYLIKLCLVGWGLPLLLVAVTALVDGNNYGSIILTVQKSSEDIIFPSMCWIRDPIISYIMNLGYFCLVFLFNFVMLGTMTVQILRLNQRGQKWQHALTLLGLSLVLGIPWALVFFAFTSGIFQLVVLYLFSIITSFQGFLIFLWYWSMKLQARGPSPLKSTSDSVKLPINSGSTSGSRI, from the exons atgaagaaaatggtgaaccagGCATTTCCTAGAGCTGTGGTTTTCTATATGAGTCTGTTCTTCCTCCTTCAAG GGACCCAGGGAAGTAACCACAAAGATGAATTCAAGTTTTGTGGGGAAAGGAAACAGACCCATTCCAGCAGTCTGAACTACAGTCAAGGTCATTCCCACCGTATCGTCATTGAGAACACAGAAGAATTCCTAACAATCAAGGCCCCATTTCCTGCCAAAAGATCTCATCAGTCCTGGCCCTTTCCTATTCCCCGAGGGCCATATCATTTCTGCCTCTACTGGCTTCCAAATGCTGAGAAGCTCCAACTCACTTATGGCAAGACCACTTATGAGCTGAGTGACCAAGCCCGTGAATTCCTGTGCTTCAGCCATCTTGAGAGGGCAGAGCCGGTACAGGGCCCTCCACTGCTCAACCCTTCCTACAGCTCCTGGAGAAAACCACAGAATACCAGCCTGCTCAGTAGCCATCGATACACCTTCCATTTCCATG ACCCGCCTGGTGATGTCTCTTTCCACAATGGGTCAGTTGACATGTGTGACCTAAAACAGGAACTACAGGCACTTAGCAAGCTCTTGAGCCCTGGAAAGATCGGCAGGAAGCTATCACCTACCTCCGTCAGCCG GCATCTCCAGAACTTAGAGTCAAAGTTAGTGGGCGTACACTTCAAAGGGGATAAGGCTTCCTTTGAGGAGGAGAAGATCAATGCCACTGTATGGAAGCTGAGGCCGGGAGTTAAGGATCTTCACATCCATTCCAAAGTGAAG ATGGACCAGAGCACAGTTCAAGAGTACTCCGTGAAGCTGCCCACTGCCCTCTTCGAAAAGGCCAAAGGCAGGAGAGGAGAGACCGACAAGAGGCTCCTTCTCATGGATTTTAGCAGTCAGGATCTATTCCAG GATAAAAACTTCAGCCAAGTCCTTGGGGGAAAAGTCCTGGGTATTGTTGTACAGAACACCAAAGTGTCCAACCTCCAGGAACCTGTGGTCCTTACCTTCTGGCACAAACCACAGCCG AAGAATGTGACCCTACAGTGTGTGTTCTGGGAAGAGAACCCTGGAT CTGGAAACCCAGGGAGTTGGAGTGATTCTGGCTGCAAGACAAAGGTGGAGGAAACCAACACATCCTGCTTCTGCAACCATCTGACTTACTTTGCTGTACTGATG GCCTCTTCCGTGGAGGTTGACATCATCCACAAGCACTACCTCACTCTCCTTTCCTATGTTGGCTGCATCATCTCAGCCTTGGCTTGTGTCCTGACGATTGCCATCTACCTCTTCTCTAG GAGAAAGCAGAGAGACTACACCATCAAAGTCCACATGAACCTGCTGCTCTCTGTCCTCTTCCTGGACCTGAGCTTTCTACTCAGTGAACCCGTGGCTCTTCTGGAGAATGAGACAGGCTGCTGGGCCAGTGCCATCTTTCTGCACTTCTCTCTGCTGGCTTGCCTCACTTGGATGGGCATTGAAGGCTATAACCTCTACCGGCTGGTTGTGGAGGTCTTCAGCACCTATGTCCATGGCTACTTGATCAAGCTGTGTCTTGTGGGCTGGG GGCTCCCTCTCTTATTGGTAGCAGTGACAGCATTGGTGGATGGGAATAACTATGGCTCGATCATACTCACTGTCCAGAAGTCATCCGAagatatcatcttcccttccAT GTGCTGGATCAGGGACCCTATCATCAGCTACATCATGAACCTGGGCTACTTCTGCCTGGTGTTTCTGTTTAACTTCGTGATGCTGGGCACCATGACAGTGCAGATCTTGCGGCTGAACCAACGTGGCCAGAAGTGGCAGCATGCCCTCACCCTGCTAGGTCTAAGCCTGGTCCTGGGCATCCCTTGGGCTCTGGTCTTTTTTGCCTTCACCTCAGGCATCTTCCAGTTGGTTGTGCTTTATCTCTTCAGCATTATCACTTCCTTCCAAG GCTTCCTGATCTTCCTCTGGTACTGGTCGATGAAGCTCCAGGCCAGGGGCCCTTCCCCTCTGAAGAGCACCTCGGACAGCGTCAAGTTACCCATCAATTCTGGTAGTACCTCCGGCAGCCGCATCTAG